The Neoarius graeffei isolate fNeoGra1 chromosome 1, fNeoGra1.pri, whole genome shotgun sequence region acatctactagtagatcttctgaaggtacttggcaactcagcttcggtattcgtcgggggctccaggtttccagttgggtcacgatcttccttctcaggtcagcagctcttgtgttgaggctgtctggggcttggtacccaatctctggttgtggggatgatgacatctccccactgacctgtcttcctggctcccccttgccgtagcatcgttgttgtatcccctctctctgggattgcttgtatagtagcattccagcaaatccgtattttctgtcctcgtcaattgatgtcttgttccagtagcccatttctcatcagtttgccctggttccctagcaaatgacgcagaccttgttgacccgggcgacgtctgagccggtatgactctattagttatgtcttcactcattcctgaggtaggctgatatatcatgaggggttttgcctaaggacccttactggatgatgttttgccccgaccgggattcgaaccccgatctcctgcgtcgtagtccgtgagcgttaccactgtactatccagctgatatttatatatataaaatctcattatttctagcctctttatcctgtgagTTTATAAATGTAATATGTGCAAAATGTTTTGCTAAAAAGACTTTAAAGACATGACCTGGTTTGCTTGGGCGTCAATGGAATGTATTTCGTCATTCAGTGATTCACTTAAATCAATATACAGTGTGCATCTCTTCTACACTTTCTGTAGAATCTGTCTGTGCAAAACATACTGTTACTGTATAACCCTTCTGAAATATTTAACTTGTTTTCTTGGACCTCAACTGTTCTGTCACTTCATTTAAATTAAATATTCTTAGAAATACAAATTTTATGTTTAAATATAGTTTGTGGTTAACTTTCCTGGCAGTGACTAAAGGATCAGTATTTACAAATTCTAAAAAGAATTAGAAACAAAAAGGAGCTCCGTAACTGTAGAAAGTTCACTTCAGGACACTGAATACGAGCAACTACAACAGCCTACGTGGACTGATCTGTAAATACAGATTACAGCTTATCAGCTAACACATCAGCAGAAGTGCAAATGTCGCAAACAGTTTATAAAGATACAATAATTCAAGCTTATTGGGCAAAAATAAATAGCATGACCAGGATGCTCTGACACACATGAGGAAAACTATGTTAAGATGTTTCTAAATCACTTCTTTTGTCGAGGTTCTGACTCAACAGTTTTACAGGCAATAAACACCTTGGTAATTTGGTCAggtttttaattttgaaaatttaACACTGATTAGTGAAAACTACCAAAATATAAAGAATCTGCTTCATTATTACAATAAGGTTATGTCATTCTTATAATCATTATTACAATAAGGTGACATCATTAATCAGGATGTACATGATGTAATAATCCGAGTGGACTTCGTTCTGTAGTTGTTTCTCATCATAGTGACACTTAGATTTAGTGATCCAATAAAAGTAAGTCATGTTGGATATCATCAGATCATAGTCTAAAGGTGTCAGGTATGAAGTGAAAGGTTATTGTACATTTGCCTGATTGTTCACTGCAATCGAACCTTTGAGAAATGTTCATCTTGCTCCAGGGATTTCACCTGTATCACCACTTCCAAAAGCAATGGCAAAAAGGTACAAATATGTTCGCAAACAGTATATAAACAaggcaaataagtaccttagaggataCTGCCACCATGACAaatcattgtacccctaaaggtacaataatgcactttattttctcAGAGTGTATCAGACCTGTCATATCTATCATTCACTTTGAATGGCCATAGTGCCTGAAAACAAGTTGGTAAAACATCCGTGTGAGTAATTGCCTCAACACAAGAATGCACCAAAACATGTACTTCTGTCTTCAAATGTGAGGTCTGATTTCTGTAagtagtgtcagccctgtgatgacctggcgacttgtccagggtgtaccccacctctcgcccatagtcagctgggataggctccagcttgcctgcgaccctgcacaggataagcggctacaaataatggatggggaTGGATGGGGTGTTATAACCTCACATCTCCAGGATTCCTGGTTTAATCCTGAGCCCAGCTTTCTATAATCTagttttgcatgttgtccccatgtTGATGTGGGTTTGTCTGGTTACAGCTCACCAtcaaaaaacatgccagtaggtggataaCCTACACTatatgcactcaagtttccatcaatgaacagtttataacttcaacaaaacagacttcatgttaaaactataatgattttcctggtttcagttatactttgtgactatataggacacagttatagaagcaagttatttaacagatgttatctgttatcacccaaatgaggatgggttcccttttgagtctggttcctcttgaggtttcttcctcatgtcgcctgagggagtttttccttgctaccgtcgccacaggcttgctcaacagggacaaattagggataaaattagtttgtgttaaagtctttcattttaattttctggaaagctgctttgcgacaatgtctattgttaaaagtgctataaaaataaacttgacttgactatattgACCCTTGGTGTACATGATGACCTGTGACGGCTTGGAACATGTCGACTAATCATACTTTATTGCATTAAATGCTTCCCCCCCATGTTTTATCTTTCAGTatatataaatacagtggtgcttgaaagtttgtgaaccctttagaattttctatatttctgcataaatatgacctaaaacatcatcagattttcacacaagtcctaaaagtagataaagagaacccagttaaacaaatgagacaaaaatattatacttggtcatttatttattgaggaaaatgatccaatattacatatctgtgagtggcaaaagtatttgaacctttgctttcagtatctggtgtgacccccttgtgcagcaataactgcaactaaatgtttccagtaactattaatcagtcctgcacaccggcttggaggaattttagcccattcctccgtacagaacagcttcaactctgggatgttggtgggtttcctcacatgaactgctcgcttcaggtccttccacaacattttgatcggattaaggtcaggactttgacttggccattccaaaacattaactttattcttctttaaccattctttggtagaatgacttgtgtgcttagggtcattgtcttgctgcatgacccaccttcccttgagattcagttcatggacagatgtcctgacattttcctttagaattcacgggtataattcagaattcattgttccatcaacgatggcaagccgtcctggcccagatgcagtaaaacaggcccaaaccatgatacaaccaccatcatgtttcacagatgggataaggttcttatgctggaatgcagtgttttcctttctccaaacataacacttctcatttaaacaaaaaagttctattttggtctcatccgtccacaaaacatttttcccaatagccttctggcttgtccacatgatctttagcaaactgcagatgagcagcaaccctgccatgcacaccattgttgttcagtgttctcctgatggtggactcatgaacattagcattagccaatgtgagagaggccttcagttgcttagaagttaccctgggatcctttgtgacctccccaactatgacacgccttgctcttggagtgatctttgttggtcgaccactcctggggagggtaacaatggtcttggatttcctctatttgtacacaatctgtctgactgtggattggtggagtccaaactctttagagatggttttgtaaccttttccagcctgatgagcatcaacaatgctttttctgagaacctgagaaatctcctttgttcgtgccatgatacacttccacaaacatgttgtgaagatcagactttgatagatccctgttctttaaataaaacagggtgcccactcacacctgattgtcatcccattgattgaaaacacctgactctaatttcaccttcaaattaactgctaatcctagaggttcacatacttttgccagtcacagatatgtaatattggatcatctcatctcatctcattatctctagctgctttatcctgttctacagggttgcagggaacctggagcctatcccagctgactacgggcgaaaggtggggtacaccctggacaagtcgccaggtcatcacaggactgacacatggacacagacaaccattcacactcaaattcacacctacggtcaatttagagtcaccagttaacctaacctgcatgtctttggactgtgggggaaaccggagcacccggaggaaacccacgcggacacagggagaacatgcaaactccacacagaaaggccctcgccggccacggggctcaaacccggaccttcttgctgtgaggcgacacagtACTGAGTGAGTAtgagtatttttgtctcatttgtttaactgggttctctttctctacttttaggacttgtgtgaaaatctgatcatgtttatgcagaaatatagaaaattctgaagggttcacaaactttcaagcaccactgtaaatagaaCTACCCAAGTAAAATAATAGTGGATGTAGTAAACTTAATAAAACCCTGTTAACTCTCTTTACACTGTTTACAACACGTTTACGGAAGTGTTAACATGATGTGTGGACTTTTACCCAGATCAGGCCCAGTGTAAGGGGAAATTACTCAACATGAGTCAGACATCCTTCAGAAAGTTACACCAAGCTTGCTCAATTATTCTTCTAGGGCATGCCTAAAATACTTCAGAGTCCCAGACAATGTTAAAGTTTGTGCTTCATGCCAGTATTTGCCCCACCCTTACACACAAAACTGTTTAAAAACCTTTATTATTATTTCTCCATTGCTAAGAGTGACGTCACACCACCTCACAAACCTGTTCCATTCAATATGGCGGATTGTAGATCAGTGGACTGCTGAGGAGTTAAGGATGTATATTTCAGCATACTATCTAGTACATTAGCAGGCGGGATACGTTTTTTAGTGCTTATTCTGAATATTAagtacagtagtgtgtgtgtgattatattCACAGGCAGGTACACACACAGGAGGTTCTAGTTTTAGTGTGGTGGTCTGTGTGGGTGTTTAGTACTATACTAttagtatgtgtgtgtattttgaacagcagCATAGATACTTTTAGGCAAGAAAGTATGTGCAGTGCCTGTGGGTATAATTAAAGTGTAAATTTGATCATATGACAATCCGTCATTAAGTGTTGTCCTGAAGAAAAGGGGGAAAAAGCCACACTGACGTAACCGTTCACCTTTGTACTACTTTTTTTCGTCACGCGCGGTCACGTTCACTGTCTCGCGAGAAAACGGTCAGCGGATATAAAAACGAGATCAGGTCCTCCTTCGGAAGCGTTATTCAGCACAGCTGCTCGGAAACTTCAGGTTCGCTTTCTGGATCCAGACACAGACCGACGGGtgggttttatttgtttatttattaaaatagTATCCTGTGTTTTCACTTAAATACTTCCTGTGACCGGACAGAGAGTTTAATTGGCTTTCTAAATGTTTTACAGTGAGAAACATGCCACCTGTGGAGATAACAAATGAGGTGTGTATATTTATTGCTCTATATATCGACTtgtgtactatatatatatatatatatatatatatatatatatatatatatatatatatatatatataatattttttttttatatgagtgagttcacgcttatgggtactgaaatagggacatgaacttatttttaaaaattcacctaaaaccatttctttttttttttaccatcaggtcacaaaacatgtaatctttaatgaatgatatgttaaaagataactttaattttctgagatgtaataaaaacatatttatatgccaaagtcagaacgtaacagaagtgttgtggacatatagattctcaattttaacaatgcagaattactttttgaaacataggaaggtgatgttttagcaaatataattaataaacatgtgtagtagaataaacatacacattctttcaataagattaacatggtatatagctagattgtaatttgtaacagacgcgagatggacaatcgtagcagaagtaatggaacagacatcattttggaactcataggcttgactttggcatataaatatgttttttttattccatctcagaaaattaaagttatcttttaacatatcattcattaaagattacatgttttgtgacctgatggtaaaaaaagaaatggttttaggtgaataagttcatgtccccatttcagtacccataagcgtggaatcactcatatataggtCTGTCACTTCTGTACCATATAGTCTCACTGTACACTCAGAAATAAAGGTATACTGTTCCACCAAACTGGGGTGATAACCCCCAGTCCTAGATTAGATCAgatcagattagattagaacttttttttttttattgatccctttgggagggttccctcagggaaattaagattccagcagcatcattacaggataaacagaaaatagagagaacttctagataaattaagtatttacataaaaataagaaatggaaaaaagtccagcaggagaggtatcgcacattgtccagtattgctttttgtcaggctaggccagcctttctcaaccagggtgccatCTGGCCTTGTTAGGGGTGCTGTCAAAAAAATCATATATTCTAACATCACAATcagaaacgggcggcacggtggtgtagtggttagcgacgtcgcctcacagcaagaaggtcctgggttcgagctccgtggccggcgagggcctttctgtgcggagtttgcatgttctccccgtgtccgcgtgggtttcctctgggtgctccggtttcccccacagtccaaagacatgcaggttaggttaactagtgactctaaattgaccgtaggtgtggaatggttgtctgtgtctatgtgtcagccctgtgatgacctggcgacttgtccagggtgtaccccgccttccacccgttgtcaggtgggataggctccagcttgcctgtgaccctgtagaacaggttaaagcggctagagataatgagatgagacaatcagaaacacttttattgccaggtatgtggtcacacacgaggaatttgactctggttaacttggctctcatagtacaaaacagtgtATACAcaaaagcaaacaacaacaacaaaaataggtgcatagtgcaaagtaatccaagtaagtcaagtatggaatagttaaatataaagtatacagtgtgcacagaatgacggtataagtgttcagatattttacaagtgatattagtgatgtatgaatctggattttagctgttcatcacagaaaggatttcccttttggtgcatagtgcaaagatgaatagtaaatttaaataagtataaataggctataatataagtaacagtgagcacagaatgacagtacgagtgtgcagatattttgcaagtgatatgaatctggattttagctgttcatcacagagaaagcctgagggaagaaactgttcttgtctggttgtttttgcatagtgatctatatcgcctccctgaggggagaagattaaacagattgtggccagggtgtgatgggtctgcagaaatgttacctgcccgtttcctgactctggacaagtataagtcttggatggagggcaggttgacaccaatttgaaataaataaaatgaatgaaaattCCAAAAAGTGATAGTTACACTGATGCAGATCATcgctgcctcatgcatcatcaaaatttgtctcacggccccctttcccatgttaaAACattactgccggggtcagcgtgactgcatatattttatatgggggttccttgagaatttgcatacttctgaagggtgccgtgactgaaaaaaagtTGAGAAATGctgggctaggctactgctccttcctgtcctcctgttacccctcctcccccccagagaggagctgtacagtctgatggcgtgagggacaaaggagtttttgagtctgttcgtcctgcacttggaaaggagcattctgtaactgaacaggctcttctggttgctgatggtgtgcagagggtgactggcatcatccatgatgttcagtagtttgtccatagtcctcttctctgccactgtcagagagtccagcttcatgctgaccacagagccggcctgcctgatcagtttgtccagcctggatgtgtcctccttggaccacggtgtaaaacaggacactggtgaccacggactgattgatggaacatccacaggagtttcctgcagatgttaaaggactgcagcctgctctgtaccttcctgtacaggtggctggtgttgcaagtcctgtccagccacagcctgaggtacttttaggaatccacagcctccacctcgactccctcgatcagaactggtcgtgaccttggtctggacctcccaaagtcaatgaccagctccttggtcttcaaggtgttgagctgcagatggttcctgttgcaccaaacggcaaagtccctcactaggctcctatactcctcctctctgtcgtcactgatacaccccactatggctgtgtcattggcaaacttctgaatgtgacacagctccgagttgtagcagaagtccgtggtgtacagggtgaagagaagaggggccagtaccgtgccctggggtgctctggtgctgctaatcacagtgtcagacgtgatgtccttcagcctgacgtactgtggcctgtcggtgaggtagctggagatccaggtgaccaggcaggggtctacTTGCATCCTGTTTGGTTTGTCCTGAATCATAAGGGgtgggatggtgttgaaggcacttgaagtccaagaagaggatcctcactgtgccatttcccttattcagatgcaagtgggctcagtgtagcaggtagaggatgagaTGAGCTCTTTTGTACTTTTTAGCACCAATCTTCATACTTTTTTAAGATAATTCAAGGCACATAATTGGATCATaagaacccatccatccattatctgtcgccacttatcctgtcctacagggtcgcaggcaagctggagcctatcccagctgactacgggcgagaggtggggtacaccctggacaagtcgccaggttatcgcagggctgacacagagacaaacaaccggtTCACACtcgcatctacagtcaatttagagccaccccttagcctaacctgcatgtgttttggactgtgggggaaaccggagcacccggaggaaacccacgcggacacgggggagaacatgcaaactccacacagaaaggccctcgccggctacagggcttgaacctggaccttcttgctgtgaggcgacagcgctaaccactacaccactgtgctgccccgatcataacccccccccccccccccccccttttttttttttttaaataaaatcttaatTACTAAAAGGTGGACTACATCCAGGTAAAACATAATGATGTAGCTATAACTGCATCATCCCAAGAAGGGAAAGTACGGTTTTTATTCCTGAGTTGGTACAGCTCAATTTCATGTAACACATTTATAATAGTTATATATGTATTGTTAATTAATCTTTGTTTAGAATGTGGTTACTCGAGTGGCCAAGCTTCCTCTGGTGAGTTCCACCTATGGCATGGTATCTGACTTGTACAGTAACACCAAAGACAACTATCCAGCCATCAAGTCGGTGTGTGAGGCAGCAGAAATGGGTGTAAAGATGATTACTTCAGCTGCCCTTACCAGTGCCTTGCCTGTCATTGGCAAGCTGGAACCTCAAAGTAAGCATCATCTCAGGATTGGAGCACTTtacttctcattttattaaatcagaACAAGCTTtctcattttatttctttttcttagtCTCTCGTGCTAATGACCTTGCCTGTAAGAGTCTTGATAAAATTGAGAAGACCCTGCCAATTCTTCACCAGCCTTCTGGAGAGGTAAGCTTTAAAAACATCAATAATTCAAAGCAAACTTCAACCCCCAAAAAAGTCTGTagtgggtttttattttatttaaaatataaaTGTCCCTAACATTTTCTTTTCAACTCTTTTTAGCTTGTTACCAGTGCTAAAGACCGGGTCACTGAGACCATGAATGGGGCCAAGGAGACCATGTCCCACACCCTGAATCATGTGATGGTCCGAACCAGAGGAGTCGTGCAGGAGAGTGTGGAGAAAACGAGGGTGGTTGTCACTGGTGGTGTCAACACAATGATGGAGGGTAAAGTGGCGAAGCTATTGAGCAGTGGTGTGGACACTGCTCTGAGCACTTCAGAAATTCTGGTAGAGCGCTATCTACCTGCACCAGAGGACAACCACGGTGAGTGTTTTCTGGTCTATTAAGACTGGAGCACTAAAAATGGCAGTCCTAATTTTTCTATGGAAAAGttttatacaagagatttaaccgTCCCTAAATGGATTAAACTGATTCCTTCTGAATAGGAAAATAACTGAACCAACTCCAGCCATCATCTGACCCAAGTTCAACCCCAAGAGGCCAATGGCCTCAAATCCATAGTTATTTTTCCAGTGTACTACAATCTCTTGTTTACATAACTCCAGTGGAAATTTCCAGATCTCTAAACATCTGCTTAACCTCCTTTCTTCAAATCTGTTTCTTTTACATGCTGTCCCAGAACATGAGATAAATGTGACCAAAGGTTTTGATGAGAAGATCAATGAACCCAGCTACTATGTGCGACTGGGCTCAATATCTACAAAGTTGCGACAGAGGGTATATCAAAAGGCTATCAGCAAGGTCCGTGACGCAAAGAGGAACAGCCAAGAGTCCATCTCTCAGTTAAACCGCACCATGGATCTGGTAGG contains the following coding sequences:
- the plin2 gene encoding perilipin-2; its protein translation is MPPVEITNENVVTRVAKLPLVSSTYGMVSDLYSNTKDNYPAIKSVCEAAEMGVKMITSAALTSALPVIGKLEPQISRANDLACKSLDKIEKTLPILHQPSGELVTSAKDRVTETMNGAKETMSHTLNHVMVRTRGVVQESVEKTRVVVTGGVNTMMEGKVAKLLSSGVDTALSTSEILVERYLPAPEDNHEHEINVTKGFDEKINEPSYYVRLGSISTKLRQRVYQKAISKVRDAKRNSQESISQLNRTMDLIEYTRKNIDGANQKVIEKLSALMDWKSASPSDGDTDHKAELIESRTLTIARNLTQQLQTTCFTLVSNLQGLPQNIQEQALSIGHMARDVYTRFNSAAALSDLSDAVLSNTRSQLKSMRDSTDNVLDYLVNNTPLNWLVGPFYPRIEPTGKPRSQSSEESSVQPEMEMQSLHQED